In Candidatus Falkowbacteria bacterium, a genomic segment contains:
- a CDS encoding M23 family metallopeptidase yields MSIKRIAVSILLFALKIIIYAKRFLTAFFVKAVFVPVGFIGTAIFKVIIIPGYRLYALANRKISASTKTSRRFGTLISSKYVLHVLFILLSIVLTYFNITTKSTTLSSDEIVGKTLLSKFVSEDSGDFDQFIEDYPNPEIARWRKPQEKALTMLQVPFDLFTNNKPSTESPTGQPQVARNAPITYTVQNGDTISGIARRFNITANTILWENNLTVASVIQPGDRLIILPSSGVSHTVSSGQTLGQIASLYGVEANRIMSLNGIANANQLRIGAKLIIPGGNKIIAQTSSGRIGSKTTASLSGIKKLIPGPSSAVIPAGDRMAWPTSGHRITQYYSWRHSGLDVANKTGTPIYAADSGTVTVVGWNRGGYGNQIVISHSGGKQTRYAHLSAFSVNVGQKVSKGQYIGAMGSTGRSTGSHLHFEVLINGRQYNPLNYVR; encoded by the coding sequence ATGTCTATTAAGCGGATTGCCGTTTCAATACTGCTATTCGCACTCAAAATAATAATTTACGCAAAGAGGTTTCTAACCGCTTTTTTTGTTAAAGCGGTATTTGTTCCTGTGGGCTTTATTGGAACAGCTATTTTTAAGGTTATTATTATCCCTGGATATCGTTTATACGCCTTGGCCAACAGAAAAATTTCTGCCTCCACAAAGACCAGTCGAAGATTTGGAACACTGATTAGTAGTAAATATGTTTTACATGTTCTTTTTATTTTATTATCAATTGTCTTAACCTATTTTAACATCACAACTAAATCAACCACACTATCATCAGACGAAATTGTTGGAAAGACATTATTATCTAAATTTGTCTCTGAAGATAGTGGTGACTTTGATCAGTTTATTGAAGATTACCCAAATCCAGAAATTGCCCGCTGGCGTAAACCACAAGAAAAAGCTTTAACAATGTTGCAAGTTCCATTTGATCTTTTCACCAACAATAAACCAAGCACTGAATCACCAACCGGACAACCACAAGTAGCTCGAAATGCACCAATCACCTACACTGTTCAAAATGGAGATACAATTAGTGGCATTGCTCGACGTTTTAATATCACTGCTAATACAATTCTCTGGGAAAATAATTTAACCGTCGCCAGTGTCATTCAACCTGGAGATCGTTTAATTATTCTGCCTTCAAGTGGAGTATCACACACTGTTAGCAGCGGACAAACTCTTGGTCAGATTGCCAGTCTCTATGGCGTTGAAGCAAATAGAATAATGAGCTTAAATGGAATCGCTAACGCTAACCAACTTCGCATTGGTGCAAAATTAATTATTCCCGGTGGAAATAAAATTATTGCTCAAACAAGCTCTGGACGAATTGGTTCCAAAACTACAGCCAGCTTAAGTGGTATAAAAAAACTAATTCCTGGTCCTTCATCAGCTGTTATACCAGCTGGAGATCGAATGGCTTGGCCAACATCTGGCCATCGCATTACGCAATACTATTCGTGGCGACATAGTGGTCTTGATGTGGCTAATAAAACCGGAACACCAATCTATGCCGCTGATTCAGGGACGGTTACTGTTGTAGGTTGGAATCGTGGTGGTTATGGAAATCAAATTGTTATTTCTCATAGTGGTGGAAAACAAACTCGTTATGCTCACCTTTCCGCCTTCAGTGTCAATGTAGGTCAAAAGGTCTCAAAGGGGCAATATATTGGGGCTATGGGCTCAACAGGACGCTCTACGGGCTCCCATTTACACTTTGAAGTGCTTATTAATGGCCGTCAATATAACCCATTGAATTATGTTCGATAA